A window of Streptomyces sp. NBC_01224 genomic DNA:
TGAATAAGTGGTGCATTACGGTGACGGGCGGGTCCTGTCTATGCGGGTAGACCCGTCTGGATGAATGTGCATGACAAGGCATCGGCAAACCATCCCAGCGCAAAATCTCTCCGGCTCATTCGCCCGGCCGGGCAGACCCCGGCGAACTGCCCGCGCCCTCACTCCCGCCGCTGAACCCATCACCCCGCCCCACCGCACGCGCTGCCCCGTCGAACAGACCGCTCCGGCCTTCACCTCGACCCAACACGGAGCGCGACCGTACGTGCCGCAGGTCACCTCGGCGGGCGCCAGGCCGGCTGTCGCCGTTGAGGGGCAGCACAGCGTCCGGCTTCGGTGGACGGTGCCCAGCAGCTTGGCGATCGAGGTGATCGAGCGGCCGAGGCCGTTGCCGTCACCGGGCGGCTCCACCTCGGGGCGTCCGTCATTGCCGCCCGCCCCGACCAGCAGACCGCGGTCGACGCCCACATCGCCGAGGCGAAGCGGTGTGCCGAACAGACCGACGACGCCTCCGACATCCACTGCCTCAGGTTCGGCCCCACAAACATGGCCTTGCGTGAGATGTCGGCCGCCGCGCGGAGCCGGATGACCACGGCTGCTGCGGTGTTGCTGTACGCCTTGCCGACCGCGAGGCTGTCGGGCTCTTGCGCGGACTGCCCGGCCCGAGCCGCGGTATGCGAATCTTCTCCAGCACCGTGTGGAACTGGATGCAGTCCGCCCGCTGCCCGCGGGTGACAACCAGGGACGGTGGGCGGCAGCGGCCGTCCGCGCCCAGGTGGAGCTCGCTGGTGAGCCCACCGTTCGAGCGGCCCGGTCCCTCGCTTCCCGCACCACCTCCACCAGGCGGGCGAGCAGGCTCGGCCAGGGTGTTTCGCCCCGGTGTTCTGCTGTTCAGGCTCCCTCTTGGCGCACGGGCCGGCGGTGGGTCGGTGCGGGCGCCTGCTGCGGGATGATGAGGACGCACGATGGTGGTGGTGCCGGCCGGGACACCCCAGTCGATTTCCCCGGTCGCGTCCGCTGCGGCCCGGATCTGGACAGCCCTCTCAGCGGGGCGGCAGGTGGAAGGCGCGGTGCATTTCCCGCAGACGGTCGGCCAGAGCCGGGACAGGGCCCTGGATCACGAGGCCGGGCGCCACGTCCTGTACTGCCAAGGAACGCACCGGTGATGACGGTACGCCCAGCTCGGTCAGCCACTGTGTCAACTGGGCCGCGGAGTGGGCGTAGACGATGCGGCCGAGGCCGACCCAGCCGTGTGCGGCCGAGCACATGGCGCAGTGCTCGCCGGAGGTGAAGACGGTGGCCGCGGCCCGCTGGGCCGCCGTGAGGTGCACGGCGGCCCAGCGGGCCAGTTCGAACTCCGGATGCCGCGTGCTGTCGCCGAGACTGCGCACGCGGTTGCGGTCTTCGGCGAGGATCTGGCCATCGGCACTCACCAGGACGGAGCCGAAGGGCTGGTCCCCGGCCCGCAGTGCCTCGGCCGCCAGCTGGACGGTCCGCTCCAGGTGCTGGTGCTCCACGCTGGTCAGTTCGGCAGATGACAAGAATCGCTCCCTACGTCTACGGGATCACCCCCGCCGTCAGGGGGAGATCCCACGGCACCCACTGTGCCAGGCCGTGGTCTGAGGCGTCCAAGAGATGTCAGCCATCGCAGCCATCGGCGGCGCCTATCGCCGCGCGGCGACGGTGGTTCGGCAGCGGCCCCTCGGCGGTGGCATTCGAGCGTTCCTGCACCCGGGCTGCGGTACGAGCTGAGCAGTGCCCCATCATAAATCTGTATACCAAAAGATGTGCGGCGAGTGGTGATGAGCTGCTGCGTGTCGAGCACTCGCACGCGAAAAATACGTGAGGCCTTGTTCCGTGTCCATATTCGGTATACCAATTAGCCCTCATTGGACATCGAGCGTCGAGGAGCCCGCCATGTGTGTCGATTCCGCCCCGCCCCCGCCCGGTCGTGTCACCCGTCGAGGCGTCCTCGCCGGCGCCGCCTCTCTGGCGGGCACCGGTGTCGCACTGTCCGCGGCCGCACCCTCGGCCCGGGCCGATTCCAGGAGCCGGCCCGGCAACGCAGTGGTCTTCCGTGATGTGCGGCCCTTCGGCGCGACGAACCCCGTGGATCTCACCGTCGTCGACGGCCTGATCACCCGCGCCCGGGCCCCCCGAGGCGCCAAGGTGATCGACGGCGGCGGCCGTATCGCCCTGCCGTCCCTCGTGGACGCGCACATCCACCCCGACAAGACGACGTGGGGCGGTCCCTGGGTCTCACGCAGGCCGGCGAACACCATCGCCGACTTCACCGCCCAGGACGTGGAGCTGTTCCGCAGTCAGCGGCGGCCGGTGGCCGAGCGGGCCCACGGGCTCATGGCGCACGCCGTGACCCGCGGGACGCGGGCCATGCGGGCCCACGCCGACATAGCTCCGGCCTACGGTCTCACCTGCGTGGAAGGTGTCGCGCAGGCACGCGAACGGCTCGAGCACGCGCTTGACGTGCAGATCGTGGCCTTCCCGCAGCACGGCGTCGTCCGCGCTCCCGGCACGGCGGCACTGCTGAA
This region includes:
- a CDS encoding nucleoside deaminase, which gives rise to MSSAELTSVEHQHLERTVQLAAEALRAGDQPFGSVLVSADGQILAEDRNRVRSLGDSTRHPEFELARWAAVHLTAAQRAAATVFTSGEHCAMCSAAHGWVGLGRIVYAHSAAQLTQWLTELGVPSSPVRSLAVQDVAPGLVIQGPVPALADRLREMHRAFHLPPR